The genomic window TGCGTGAGCGCTCTGTAGGCTTAGGGCTGATGGGCTTCCACAGCTATCTGCAATCAAAAAACATGCCGTTTGAATCCGCCATGGCAAAATCTGCTAATATGCGCATGTTCCGCCACATTCGCCGCGAGGCCGATGCAGCATCAGTGGCGCTGGCCGAGGAACGCGGCGCATGCCCAGATGCAGCAGAACGTGGCATCAAAGCGCGATTTAGCCACAAAATGGCGATAGCACCCACCGCGTCTATCAGTATCATTTGTGGCGGTACGAGCGCATGTATCGAACCGATTCCGGCTAATGTATACACCCACAAAACCTTGTCGGGAAATTTTTCAGTCAAAAACCCGTATTTAGAAAGAATGCTGGCCGATAAAGGCATGAACGACGATGCCACATGGGAAAGCATCACCGAGCGCGAAGGGTCTGTGCAACACCTTGAAGCACTGTCGCAAGACGAAAAAGACACCTTCAAAACTGCTTTCGAGATCGACCAGCGATGGATCGTGGAATTCGCGGGTGACCGTGCGCCCTATGTGTGCCAAGGCCAATCTATCAACCTGTTTTTGCCTGCCGACATCGACAAATGGGATCTCACCATGTTGCATTGGAGCGCGTGGGAGCAGGGCGTCAAGAGCCTCTATTACTGCCGCAGCAAATCCATCCAGCGTGCCGAATATGCCGGTGGCAAGGGCAAGCCGGAAGAAGGCTTCAAAATAGAAGAAAAAACCGATTATGAGGAGTGTTTAGCGTGCCAGTAATGCTTGCCCCGTTGCGCGCCTGCTGGCGCTCACAAGGGCAGGCGCTTCGCGCGCTCAGGGCTGCTACGCGCATCTGCGCGTTTTAAAACAAATAATGAGCATGCTGGCCTCACTTATTACTAAAGGAATAAAACCAATGACCAACAACAAACGCACCTACGGCGATATCAATCCATTCGAGCTGCAAGGCACCAAAAAGGTCGGCTTGCTTGAGGCCAGCGGCAGCTATAATGTCGAGCGTTACCCATGGGCATACGAGGCTTGGAAGCGCCAGCAACAGGTGCATTGGCTGGGCGAGGAAGTGCCGTTGGGCGAAGATGTGAAGGACTGGGGCGGCAAGGCGCTGTCTGATCAAGAACGTAACCTACTCACACAGATTTTCCGCTTTTTCACACAGTCGGACATCGAAGTAAGCGATAATTATTTTAAGCGCTATATCCCCATTTTTCAGCCGCTGGAAGTGCAGATGATGATGGCGGCGTTTACTAACATGGAAACCGTGCATATCGACGCCTATGCGCTGCTGCTTAAAACACTGGGCATGCCTAACACCGAATTCGCCGCGTTCCATGACTATTCAGCCATGAAAACCAAGGCCGATTATATGCAAAGTTTCGGCACCGAAACCTGTAGCGATGTGGCGCGTACGCTGGCAATGTTTGGCGCATTTACCGAAGGTATGGCATTGTTCGCAAGCTTCGCCATGCTCATGAACTTTCCCCGCCACAACAAAATGAAGGGCATGGGGCAGATTGTGAGCTGGAGCGTGCGCGATGAATCATTGCATTGCGAGTCCGTCATCCGCCTCTATCACGAATGGGCGCGCGAGACAGGCGCCGTCACCAAAGCCGTAGGCGATGATATTATTGACGTGGGTAAAACCATGGTGAGCATGGAAGACAAATTCATCGAACTCGCCTTCGAGATGGGCGATGTGCAGGGCATGACCCCCGCCGACATCAGCAACTATGTGCGCTATATTTGTGACTGGCGCTTAACCCAGCTAAAACTCACACCGCAATATGGCTATTTTGTGGGCAAAGACGGCGAATATGAGCAAAAACAATCCCACCCCCTGCCGTGGCTCACCGCCATGCTAAACGGGGTAGAACACGCCAACTTCTTTGAAGCCCGCAGCACCGAATATTCCAAAGGTGCCACCAAAGGCGACTGGCACGGCGAAGGCGGTGTTTGGGCGAGCTTTGATAAGGTGAAGCGGGTGGGGTGAGATGTTGGAGCTTTTGCAGGCTATTCCAGCTTGGTTAGGTAGTGCCATTTGTTTAGGCATTGGCTGGTTTGCTAAAGCTCGTTGGGATTTTTGGAAAAACAGGTGGTTACCCTATGAGCAGGACAGGGTTAGATACAATTACATCATGGAAGGCATATCATTTGTAGTAATTGATTGTTTCGCTAAAAAGCTGCCTGCGAAAAACTTTTCGCATGCCATATTATGTGATCATTTGTATACTGCGTCTGCATTT from Alphaproteobacteria bacterium includes these protein-coding regions:
- a CDS encoding ribonucleotide-diphosphate reductase subunit beta; amino-acid sequence: MTNNKRTYGDINPFELQGTKKVGLLEASGSYNVERYPWAYEAWKRQQQVHWLGEEVPLGEDVKDWGGKALSDQERNLLTQIFRFFTQSDIEVSDNYFKRYIPIFQPLEVQMMMAAFTNMETVHIDAYALLLKTLGMPNTEFAAFHDYSAMKTKADYMQSFGTETCSDVARTLAMFGAFTEGMALFASFAMLMNFPRHNKMKGMGQIVSWSVRDESLHCESVIRLYHEWARETGAVTKAVGDDIIDVGKTMVSMEDKFIELAFEMGDVQGMTPADISNYVRYICDWRLTQLKLTPQYGYFVGKDGEYEQKQSHPLPWLTAMLNGVEHANFFEARSTEYSKGATKGDWHGEGGVWASFDKVKRVG